A single window of Synechococcales cyanobacterium T60_A2020_003 DNA harbors:
- a CDS encoding methyltransferase domain-containing protein, which produces MADTLTKVAYQTFQQGKGAFGLAHKTLSSRFLNLLAPIAEHRKTEPLPPEVLSQFQQRANELMETDWHDAEAGVYPTSLLFDNPWQDFFQFYPMLWFDMPKSWFRANQKQYQAFSPEIRTEGYPDYYVQNFHQQTDGYLSDESANLYDLQVEILFNGTADPMRRRVLAPLKQGLQVFSGVPSHQIRILDVACGTGRTLRMLRGMLPDASLFGTDLSPAYLRKANQILSEIPGELPQLLQANAESLPYVDNYFHGLTCVFLFHELPASVRQTVIHECFRVLQPGGTLVICDSIQEKDSPEFAVSMRNFPVMFHEPYYRHYIVDDIDGKLQKAGFEMLETQIHLMSKYWIVRKPGE; this is translated from the coding sequence ATGGCTGACACGTTAACGAAAGTTGCATATCAAACCTTTCAACAAGGTAAGGGCGCATTTGGACTCGCCCATAAAACCTTAAGTTCTCGGTTTCTGAACTTGCTCGCGCCGATCGCAGAGCATCGTAAAACTGAACCTCTCCCTCCTGAAGTGCTCAGTCAGTTTCAGCAGCGGGCCAATGAGCTGATGGAAACGGATTGGCACGATGCGGAAGCAGGAGTCTATCCTACGAGTCTGCTATTCGATAACCCCTGGCAGGATTTCTTCCAGTTCTATCCCATGCTCTGGTTCGATATGCCGAAAAGCTGGTTCCGAGCCAACCAAAAGCAGTATCAGGCGTTCTCCCCTGAAATTCGCACCGAGGGCTACCCGGACTATTACGTGCAAAATTTCCATCAGCAAACCGATGGTTACTTAAGCGATGAGTCTGCGAATTTGTACGACCTGCAAGTTGAAATTCTGTTTAACGGAACCGCAGATCCCATGCGGCGGCGGGTTTTGGCTCCCTTAAAGCAAGGTTTGCAGGTGTTTAGCGGTGTTCCATCCCACCAAATCCGTATTCTGGATGTGGCCTGCGGTACTGGACGAACCCTCCGTATGCTTCGGGGAATGTTACCGGACGCCTCTCTCTTTGGAACGGATCTATCGCCTGCCTATTTAAGAAAGGCCAATCAGATTCTCTCGGAGATTCCGGGGGAACTGCCCCAGCTTTTGCAGGCGAATGCGGAATCCTTACCCTACGTGGACAACTATTTCCACGGTCTAACCTGCGTGTTCCTGTTCCATGAACTGCCTGCCTCGGTGCGTCAAACGGTGATTCATGAGTGTTTCCGGGTCTTGCAACCTGGTGGAACGCTGGTCATTTGCGACTCGATCCAGGAAAAGGATTCGCCAGAGTTTGCGGTCAGTATGCGGAATTTTCCGGTGATGTTCCATGAGCCGTACTATCGCCACTACATCGTTGATGATATTGACGGCAA